One Setaria italica strain Yugu1 chromosome I, Setaria_italica_v2.0, whole genome shotgun sequence DNA window includes the following coding sequences:
- the LOC101776534 gene encoding uncharacterized protein LOC101776534: MRPGSRRAALCLLLVLLLAWHRERAAALTLSTSSRWIVDQAGHRVKLACVNWPSHLEPVVTEGLGRQPVGAIAGMVVSLGFNCVRLTYPIALATNASLSSLTVRQSLLAHGLAETAGGVEVNNPGFLDLTLMESLKAVVNTLGEKDVMVILDNHVSKPGWCCGDDDGNGFFGDRDFDPDVWVDGLASMATIFADVPSVIGMSLRNELRGPRQNTEDWYTYMQRGAEAVHAANPRALVIMGGLSYDYDLSFLAARPVGVSFAAEGKLVFEVHWYSFSDARAWEAGNANEVCARAARDFERRGGFLLARGLPLFLSEFGADLRGGDLRGNRYFPCAAAVAAKHDLDWAYWALQGSYALRQGVAGMDEVYGVLDWSWTKPRNETVLSRIQALQRPIQGPGYGEALPYTVLFHPLTGLCAAASAAAGTLELRPCNETDAWAYAPPSSTLVRRDAAAAGGLLPCLRAEGRGLPARLGTKACGDALSTWRIASDSGMHVAVDAAPELGGGTLCLDVGADGRSIVTNPCACLRGDGTCDPERQWFKLVTSTRRVARTPLPTLA; the protein is encoded by the exons ATGAGGCCGGGATCTCGCCGTGCGGCTCTGTGCCTcctgctcgtcctcctcctcgcctggcaccgcgagcgcgcggcggcccTGACGCTGTCGACGTCGTCGCGGTGGATCGTGGACCAGGCGGGGCATCGGGTGAAGCTTGCCTGCGTGAACTGGCCGTCGCACCTGGAGCCCGTGGTGACCGAGGGGCTCGGGAGGCAACCCGTGGGCGCGATCGCCGGGATGGTCGTGTCCCTGGGGTTCAACTGCGTCCGGCTCACGTACCCCATCGCGCTGGCGACCAACGCATCGCTGTCGTCGCTCACCGTGCGGCAGTCCCTCCTGGCGCACGGCCTCGCCGagacggccggcggcgtcgaggtcAACAATCCCGGCTTCCTCGACCTCACGCTCATGGAGTCGCTCAAG GCTGTGGTGAACACCCTGGGGGAGAAGGACGTGATGGTGATCCTGGACAACCACGTGAGCAAGCCGGGGTGGTGctgcggcgacgacgacggcaacgGGTTCTTCGGCGACAGAGACTTCGACCCCGACGTCTGGGTCGACGGGCTGGCCAGCATGGCCACCATCTTCGCCGACGTGCCCAGCGTCATCGGCATGAGCCTGCGGAACGAGCTCCGTGGCCCGAGGCAGAACACCGAGGACTGGTACACGTACATGCAGAGGGGCGCGGAGGCGGTGCACGCGGCGAACCCCCGGGCGCTGGTGATCATGGGCGGCCTGAGCTACGACTACGACCTGTCCTTCCtggcggcgaggccggtggGCGTGAGCTTCGCGGCGGAGGGCAAGCTGGTGTTCGAGGTGCACTGGTACAGCTTCTCGGACGCGCGCGCGTGGGAGGCCGGGAACGCCAACGAGGtctgcgcccgcgccgcgcgcgacTTCGAGCGCCGCGGCGGGTTCCTCCTCGCCCGGGGCCTCCCGCTCTTCCTCAGCGAGTTCGGCGCCGacctccgcggcggcgacctcAGGGGCAACCGCTACttcccgtgcgccgccgccgtggccgccaaGCACGACCTCGACTGGGCCTACTGGGCGCTGCAGGGCAGCTACGCGCTGCGGCAGGGCGTCGCCGGGATGGACGAGGTGTACGGCGTCCTCGACTGGTCCTGGACCAAGCCACGCAACGAGACCGTGCTCTCCAGGATCCAGGCGCTGCAGCGGCCAATCCAAG GGCCTGGGTACGGCGAGGCGCTGCCGTACACCGTGCTGTTCCACCCGCTCACGGggctctgcgccgccgcctccgcggcggcggggacgctgGAGCTGCGCCCGTGCAACGAGACGGACGCGTGGGCGtacgcgccgccgtcgtcgacgcTGGTCCGGAgggacgccgcggccgccggggggCTCCTCCCGTGCCTGCGGGCCGAGGGTCGCGGCCTGCCCGCGCGGCTCGGCACCAAGGCCTGCGGCGACGCGCTGTCGACGTGGCGCATCGCGTCGGACTCGGGGATGCacgtcgccgtcgacgccgcgcCGGAGCTGGGAGGCGGCACGCTGTGCCTGGACGTGGGCGCGGACGGCAGGAGCATCGTGACAAACCCGTGCGCGTGCCTGCGCGGGGACGGGACGTGCGACCCGGAGCGCCAGTGGTTCAAGCTGGTCACGAGCACGAGGCGCGTCGCGCGCACGCCGCTGCCCACGCTCGCCTGA